The Paraflavitalea devenefica DNA segment TTCCATGAAGACGAAGAAATGCTGGGCAAGAAAGTGGATTACGTGTTCATTGGCAGTTGCACCAACGGACGTATTGAAGACTTCCGTGCTTTTGCCTCTATTGTAAAAGGACGCAAGAAAGCCGAACATATCACCGCCTGGATAGTACCCGGCTCACATATCGTAGAGCAGCAGATCAAGGATGAAGGTATCCTGGACATACTCACCGAAGCAGGCTTCCAGTTGCGTCAGCCCGGTTGCTCAGCTTGCCTGGCCATGAACGATGACAAGATCCCTGCCGGCAAATATGCCGTCAGCACCAGCAACAGGAACTTTGAAGGAAGACAAGGACCCGGCGCCAGGACCTTACTGGCTAGTCCCCTGGTGGCCGCAGCTGCTGCAGTGACCGGTGTGGTGACTGACCCGAGGGAATTGATTTAGGCATTTAAAAAACAACATTCATCAACAGAGCTTGTAGCTCACAGCTTAAATACGACATGGCTTACGATAAATTCACGGTATTAAAGAGTTCAGCGGTTCCTATGCCCATTGAAAATGTGGACACCGACCAGATCATTCCCGCCCGCTTTTTAAAGGCTACCGAACGCAAAGGATTTGGTGATAACCTTTTTCGCGACTGGCGCTACAATAATGATAATTCACCCAAGAAGGACTTTGTTTTAAACAATACTATTTATTCCGGTAAGATACTGGTAGCCGGCCGCAACTTCGGCAGCGGCAGCAGCCGCGAACATGCTGCCTGGGCCATTTATGATTATGGCTTCCGCTGCGTGGTATCCAGCTTCTTTGCTGATATCTTTAAGAACAACTCTTTGAACATTGGCATCCTGCCGGTACAGGTAAGTCCTGCCTTTCTCGACAATATCTTTACCGCCATCGAGGCCGATCCCAATACACAACTGGAAGTGAACCTGCCCGAACAAACGATCACGATCCTGGCCACCGGCGAAAAGGAATCGTTTGACATCAATGGCTATAAGAAGCACAATATGATGAATGGTTATGATGATATTGATTACCTGCAGTCTTTGAAAACCGAAATTCAATCATTTGCTGCCAAAAGCATGTATTAAAGCCAGTAACGATTATGCCTTCTGCCCCGCGCTACATTGAAATAATGGATACAACGCTCCGTGATGGTGAACAGACCAGCGGCGTATCTTTCTCAGCTTCGGAAAAACTGACGATTGCCCAGCTTTTACTCACCGATGTAAAGGTCGACAGGATTGAGATCGCCTCCGCCCGGGTGTCGGAAGGAGAGTTTGCTGCCGTAAAGGCCATCACCAAATGGGCCAAAGCAAACGGGTTGCTCCATAAGGTAGAAGTGCTCACTTTTGTAGATGGTGATGTCTCCGTACAATGGATGCAGAAAGCCGGCGCCAAAGTGATGAACCTGCTTACCAAGGGCTCCCTCAATCACCTGACCCACCAGTTGAAGAAAAAGCCCGAACAACATTTTGCTGAAGTAGCAGCCGTGATAGCGCTGGCCAAAAAGAAAGGACTGGAATGCAACGTGTATCTCGAAGACTGGAGTAATGGTATGCGCCATTCGAGGGATTACGTGTTTCAATACCTTGACTTCTTACAGCACCAGCCGGTAAAAAGGATCATGCTGCCCGATACATTGGGTGTGCTCATTCCTTCTGAAGTGTACGAATACATATCAGCCATCGTACAGCGGTATCCCGGTATCCATTTTGATTTTCATGCGCACAATGATTATGACCTGGGTACGGCCAATGTGCTGGAGGGGGTAAAAGCCGGCGCGCATGGCATTCACCTTACCATCAATGGCATGGGAGAGCGGGCCGGCAATGCGCCATTGGCCAGTGCGGTAGCTGTACTGAATGATTTCATGCCGGATGTTAAAACAGCCGTAACAGAAAAGTCTTTATACACCGTCAGCAAGCTGGTAGAGTCCTTCTCCGGTTTCCGTATACCGGTCAACAAACCGGTAGTAGGGGAGAATGTATTCACCCAAACAGCCGGTATTCATGCGGATGGCGATAAGAAGAATAAATTGTATTTCAGTGATCTCATGCCCGAGCGTTTTGGCCGTCAGCGCAAATATGCACTGGGCAAAACCAGCGGCAAGGCCAATATTGAGAACAACCTGCAACAGCTTGGCCTGCACTTGTCGGAACCTGACCTGAAGAAAGTAACCCAGCGTATTATTGAGCTGGGCGACCGGAAAGAGGTAGTTACACAGGCCGACCTGCCCTATATCATCGCCGATGTGTTGAACAGCAATACTATTGAAGAGAAAGTGGTCATCGAAAATTATGTACTCACGCACTCCAAAAATCTCAATCCTTCTGTCACCATAAAGATCTCCATTGAAGGGGAATTGTATGAAGAGCATGCCCAGGGCGATGGCCAGTATGATGCCTTCATGAATGCACTGAAAAAAGTGTATAAACAAAGGAAGCAGGACCTGCCTGTATTAACCGATTACGCCGTGCGCATTCCACCAGGCGGTAAAAGTGACGCCTTGTGCGAAACAATCATCACCTGGAGCTACAACAACAAGGAATTCATCACGCGCGGACTGGATAGTGACCAAACGGTTTCAGCGATCAAGGCCACTCAAAAGATGTTAAACCTGATATAGTATAGCTACCGGTCACTGGCATCTGGCGGTCGCTTGTTATATTTGCAGCCTCAACAGAAATCTTTCAAATCATAATAATCCATAATGGCTACGAAGCATATCTTAATTGTTCCCGGAGACGGAATAGGACAGGAAGTAACAGCAGTTGGTAAAAAAGTATTGGATAAAATTGCTGCGAAATTCGGACACAGTTTTACTTATGACGAAGCATTGATCGGACATGTGGCCATCGAGGCAACAGGCAATCCTTTACCGGATGAGTCACTGGAAAAAATGAGGAAATCAGATGCCGTGTTGTTTGGCGCGGTAGGCCATCCGAAATATGACAATGATCCTTCTGCCAAAGTAAGGCCGGAACAGGGATTGCTGAAAATGCGCAAGGAACTGGGCCTGTATGCCAACCTGCGCCCCATCAAGTTATTTGATGAGCTGCTTGGCGCCTCCAGCATCAAACCAGAGATCTTAAAAGGAGCAGATATCCTGTTCTTCCGTGAGCTGACCGGTGATATTTACTTTGGTGAAAAAGGAAGAAAGAACAACGGGGATACCGCTTTTGATGTGGCCGAATACAGCCGTTATGAAGTAGAACGCATTGCCCGCAAAGCATTTGAGGCAGCACGCACAAGAAGAAAGAAGTTATGCTCTGTAGATAAAGCCAACGTCATTGAAACCTCCCGCCTGTGGAGAGAAGTAATACAGAAAATAGCACCGGAGTATCCTGATGTAGAAGTAGAACACCAGTTTGTAGATGCCACAGCTATGTTGCTGATCAAAGATCCACGCCGCTTTGACGTAGTGGTTACCGCCAACCTCTTTGGCGATATCCTCACGGATGAGGCATCACAAATAGCAGGCTCCATGGGCATGCTGGCCTCCGCTTCGATAGGCGATGGTACAGGTGTATATGAGCCGATTCACGGTTCGGCCCATGATATTACCGGTAAAGGAGTGGCCAATCCGCTGGCTTCTATTTTATCGGCCGCCTTATTGCTGGACATTTCCTTTGGCATGAAAGCTGAATCGGAAGCCGTTATTAATGCTGTAGACAAAGTGCTGAAAGCAGGTTTCCGCACCAGGGATATTGCCGATGCGCAAACACCTGCTGATAAAATACTGGGTACCGAAGCTATTGGCGCAGAAGTACTGAAGTTTATTTAATGTAATGACTGCTCCGACTTGTTTACGACAAGGGAATGGTCTTATGAAAAAAGATGGGGCACCCTGAGAGGCGCCCCATCTTTTTTTATCTATTCAACACTACCTACAACGCTTTATTTTCCTATCCACACTTTCAATTTAGCCGGTTCACTGCCTGGCTCCGTAATATGTATATAGTATAAGCCTGTTGGTAAACCACGGGTACTGATGGTAAACCGGGTAGCGGTGGAGCTCATAGTGGCTGCCTTCCGGAAGTTGCCATACATATCATAGACTTTTATGTCCACTGATCTTTTTTCAAACAGCTTCAGGCTTTTGCCAAGGCGGGGCTCCGCAGGCGGAGGCGGGCAGATCGGTTTCAGCACGGTGATATCCCCACCTCCCGGATTAACACTTACCGTATAGGTAGGCGCCTTCCTGACTTCTATAGGTCCGCCACCGGACGATGAACCAGCGTATACTGATTGCCCGCAAGGTCCATTATACTTTACTTCATAGTAAATGGTTTGTCCGGCGGAAATCGTCCATGTGTAACTGCTTCCGCTACCAATGTAGGAACCGTTCTGGTACCAGTTATAGTTATAGGGATGGGTACCTGGCAACAGGTAAACGGTTGCTGTAAACTGTGTAACGGGATTACAATAGCCGGTAGTAGTGGTGCTGCCAGAGGCCCAGATAGGCGGAATGCCAAACACGACTGTTTGTGAATAAGAAGTAGTGACCCCATCTTTTACAACCGTTGCCGTTAGTGTACCCACACCGGGATAAATGGTAGGTGTAACTGCGGCCAGCCTGCTGCCCTGGACAATAGTGGCCAGGTGTGCCGGAGAAACACTCCAGGTTACCTGGGCATCGCCCTTGAGGTTATTCAGGCGGTAGATCTTCCTGGCATTATCACATATGGAAGAAGGTCCGCTAACATAAGGTGTGGGGGGTGGAACGTAACAATCCGGCGTAATAGAAGGCGGAGTGAAA contains these protein-coding regions:
- the leuD gene encoding 3-isopropylmalate dehydratase small subunit, producing the protein MAYDKFTVLKSSAVPMPIENVDTDQIIPARFLKATERKGFGDNLFRDWRYNNDNSPKKDFVLNNTIYSGKILVAGRNFGSGSSREHAAWAIYDYGFRCVVSSFFADIFKNNSLNIGILPVQVSPAFLDNIFTAIEADPNTQLEVNLPEQTITILATGEKESFDINGYKKHNMMNGYDDIDYLQSLKTEIQSFAAKSMY
- a CDS encoding alpha-isopropylmalate synthase regulatory domain-containing protein translates to MDTTLRDGEQTSGVSFSASEKLTIAQLLLTDVKVDRIEIASARVSEGEFAAVKAITKWAKANGLLHKVEVLTFVDGDVSVQWMQKAGAKVMNLLTKGSLNHLTHQLKKKPEQHFAEVAAVIALAKKKGLECNVYLEDWSNGMRHSRDYVFQYLDFLQHQPVKRIMLPDTLGVLIPSEVYEYISAIVQRYPGIHFDFHAHNDYDLGTANVLEGVKAGAHGIHLTINGMGERAGNAPLASAVAVLNDFMPDVKTAVTEKSLYTVSKLVESFSGFRIPVNKPVVGENVFTQTAGIHADGDKKNKLYFSDLMPERFGRQRKYALGKTSGKANIENNLQQLGLHLSEPDLKKVTQRIIELGDRKEVVTQADLPYIIADVLNSNTIEEKVVIENYVLTHSKNLNPSVTIKISIEGELYEEHAQGDGQYDAFMNALKKVYKQRKQDLPVLTDYAVRIPPGGKSDALCETIITWSYNNKEFITRGLDSDQTVSAIKATQKMLNLI
- the leuB gene encoding 3-isopropylmalate dehydrogenase, whose product is MATKHILIVPGDGIGQEVTAVGKKVLDKIAAKFGHSFTYDEALIGHVAIEATGNPLPDESLEKMRKSDAVLFGAVGHPKYDNDPSAKVRPEQGLLKMRKELGLYANLRPIKLFDELLGASSIKPEILKGADILFFRELTGDIYFGEKGRKNNGDTAFDVAEYSRYEVERIARKAFEAARTRRKKLCSVDKANVIETSRLWREVIQKIAPEYPDVEVEHQFVDATAMLLIKDPRRFDVVVTANLFGDILTDEASQIAGSMGMLASASIGDGTGVYEPIHGSAHDITGKGVANPLASILSAALLLDISFGMKAESEAVINAVDKVLKAGFRTRDIADAQTPADKILGTEAIGAEVLKFI
- a CDS encoding T9SS type A sorting domain-containing protein codes for the protein MNKFLLRSIPLMLLLMLLKPPGTQAQSAYCPTGIYNNDQFVGLVSQNIYNVFTDGDYRVTLIVGNTNCVIVDELVNITRTTTMGNLIASAPTGGQGIVFNFPAPPCGGLPPNNGLQSGPVSILIRRDAEPDPFVILNYFENNLDECVFIVVPVTFGAFTVNLLSSPSRVKLNWTTYDESDIDHFTVEKSIDGANWYKIGHIAAANNSVNNYEFYDNSPNYRNYYRIVSVDIDCRKHYTLIRTVNCSTCPTTFTPPSITPDCYVPPPTPYVSGPSSICDNARKIYRLNNLKGDAQVTWSVSPAHLATIVQGSRLAAVTPTIYPGVGTLTATVVKDGVTTSYSQTVVFGIPPIWASGSTTTTGYCNPVTQFTATVYLLPGTHPYNYNWYQNGSYIGSGSSYTWTISAGQTIYYEVKYNGPCGQSVYAGSSSGGGPIEVRKAPTYTVSVNPGGGDITVLKPICPPPPAEPRLGKSLKLFEKRSVDIKVYDMYGNFRKAATMSSTATRFTISTRGLPTGLYYIHITEPGSEPAKLKVWIGK